From Ramlibacter tataouinensis, the proteins below share one genomic window:
- a CDS encoding HPr family phosphocarrier protein: MSTITRTINNKLGLHARASAKLTKVAASYPCEIWISKGERRVNAKSIMGVMMLAAGIGSEVTLEAVGERDQEALDALSALINDKFGEGE; encoded by the coding sequence ATGAGCACGATCACCAGGACCATCAACAATAAGCTGGGTTTGCATGCGCGCGCCTCGGCCAAGCTCACCAAGGTGGCAGCCAGCTACCCCTGCGAGATCTGGATCAGCAAGGGGGAACGCCGGGTCAACGCCAAGAGCATCATGGGGGTGATGATGCTGGCCGCGGGCATCGGCAGCGAAGTGACCCTCGAGGCGGTGGGCGAGCGCGACCAGGAGGCGCTCGACGCCCTCTCGGCCCTGATCAACGACAAGTTCGGGGAAGGGGAATGA
- a CDS encoding PTS sugar transporter subunit IIA, with protein MNAILIIAHAPLAHALRSCALHVFPDCGPHVAAIDVQPNLPPEETLSMARVALDQLSRPAGIKGVLVLTDIFGATPSNVAQRLVDGVKSRLITGVNLPMLLRSVSYRHEPLEALVSRAVIGGTQGVMQVAVAAPQNQPRRNHEHDHQDHQQ; from the coding sequence GTGAATGCGATCCTGATCATCGCCCATGCTCCGCTCGCGCACGCGCTGCGCAGCTGCGCGCTGCACGTCTTTCCCGACTGCGGCCCGCACGTGGCGGCGATCGATGTGCAGCCCAACCTGCCCCCGGAAGAGACGCTGTCGATGGCGCGGGTCGCGCTGGACCAGCTGTCGCGTCCGGCCGGCATCAAAGGCGTGCTGGTGCTGACCGACATCTTCGGCGCCACGCCCAGCAACGTCGCGCAACGCCTGGTGGACGGCGTGAAGTCGCGCCTGATCACCGGCGTCAACCTGCCGATGCTGCTGCGCAGCGTGAGCTACCGGCATGAGCCGCTGGAAGCGCTGGTCTCGCGGGCCGTCATCGGCGGGACACAGGGGGTGATGCAGGTCGCCGTCGCGGCGCCACAGAACCAGCCCAGAAGAAACCATGAGCACGATCACCAGGACCATCAACAATAA